A segment of the Cyanobacteria bacterium QS_8_64_29 genome:
GAGCTCGTCCTAACCAGCAAGGAAGGGGGCAAAGCAATCGGGCGCGTTCCCATGACGGGAGTGCCCCACCATGCCCTCGAGCGCTACAGCCGGTTATTGGTGGAACGCGGCTACGCCATCGTCGTTTGCGATCAGGTGGAGGATGCTGCCCAAGCAGCCGCCGAAAACCGCATGGTGGCGCGCCAGGTTACGCGGTTGCTGACCCCCGGCACCGTCATGGAAGACGAGATGCTGTCCGCGCGCCGCAACAACTTTTTGGCGGCGGTGGTCCTGGCAGGCGAGCACTGGGGGCTGGCCTACGCCGACATCTCCACCGGCGAGTTTTTGACCACCCAATCGCGCGATCGCGAGGCGCTGCAGCTGGAGTTGCAGCGCCTGCAACCCGCTGAGGTCTTAGTTCCCACCGACGCGCCAGACTGGCACGGACTGCTGCGTCCGGGCGAGCGCTCCCAGGCCCTGCCCGATTGCCTGCCGGAGGCATTTTGCTACACCCCGCGCCCGCAAGCCCCCTTCGAGCAGGCCGAGGCCCGCCAGCGATTGCTGCAGCAGTTCCAGCTGCGATCGCTGGAGGGCATGGGCTGCGAGCACCTGCTGTTGGGCGTGCGCGCCGCCGGCGGCCTGCTGGAGTACCTGGAGAGCACCCAGAAGGCCCATCGCGTGCCGCTGCAACCCATTCGGAGCTACGCGCTCGCCGAGTACCTCATCCTGGATGCCCAAAGCCGCCGCAACCTGGAGATCGCCCAAACGGCACGCGATGGCACCTTTGCCGGCTCGCTGCTTTGGGCCCTGGATCGCTGCCGCACGGCCATGGGCAGCCGGACCCTGCGCCGCTGGCTGCTGCAACCGCTGCTCGACATTCCCAGCATCCAGGCGCGCCAGGACACCATCCAGGAACTGGCCGATGGCAACGCCTTGCGCGAGGACCTGCAGCAGCAGCTGCGGCAACTCTCCGATCTGGAGCGGCTGACGGGCCGGGCCGGGGCCGGCACAGCCAACGCCCGCGAACTGGCGGGGCTGGCCGAGTCGCTGGTGCGCTTGCAGGCGCTGAGCTCGCTGGCCGCCCAGGGCAGCTCGCCTTACCTGCACGCCCTGCACGCGCTGCCGCCCGAGCTGGAGCAGCTGGGCCAGCGCATCCTGGACCATTTGGTCGATTCGCCCCCGCAGCAAGTCCGCGAGGGCGGGTTGATCCGCGAGGGCGTCCGCGACGAGCTCGACCGCCGGCGGGCCGCCGTGCGCGACGACCAGAACTGGATTGCCAACCTCGAAGCCAGCGAGCGGGAGCGTACCGGCATTGCCAACCTCAAAGTGGGCTACAACAAAACCTTTGGCTACTACATCGGCCTGCCGCGCAGCAAAGCCGCGCACGCCCCGGCCGACTACGAGCGCAAGCAAACCCTCACCAACGAAGAACGCTACGTCACTGCCGAGCTCAAAACGCGCGAGGCGCGCATTCTCAACGCGCGCGAGGAGCTGGATCGGCTCGAGTACGAGATCTTTGCCGAGCTGCGCGCCGAGGTGGGCCAGCACGCCCAAACCATCCGCGATGTTGCCCAGGCTGTCGCCGCGCTCGACGTGCTGGCGGGGCTGGCCGAGGTGGCCGTCCATCAAGGCTACTGCCGCCCGCAGATGAGCGCCGAGCGCCCCCTCGAAATTGCGGACGGGCGCCACCCAGTGGTGGAGCAATCGCTGCCGGCCGGCTTTTTTGTGCCCAATGGGACGGCGCTGGGGAGCGAGCAGGCACCGGATGCCATCATCCTCACTGGCCCCAATGCCAGCGGCAAAAGCTGCTACCTGCGCCAGGTGGGGCTGATCCAGCTCATGGCTCAGACCGGCAGCTTCGTGCCGGCCAGCCAAGCCCGGCTGGGGATCTGCGATCGCATCTTTACCCGCGTGGGCGCCGTCGACGACCTCACTACCGGGCAATCCACCTTCATGGTGGAGATGAACGAAACGGCCAACATTCTCAACCACGCCACGGCGCGATCGCTGGTGCTGCTGGATGAGATCGGCCGCGGCACGGCCACCTTCGACGGGCTCTCCATTGCCTGGTCGGTTGCGGAGTACCTAGCCACCGAGCTGCGCGCGCGCACGCTGTTTGCCACTCACTACCACGAGCTCAACGAGCTAGCCAACTGGCTGCCTAACGTGGCCAACTACCGCGTCACGGTCAAAGAACTCCCCGACCGGATTGTGTTTTTGCACCAGGTGCAGCCTGGGGGCGCCGATCGCTCCTACGGCATCGAGGCCGGTCGTTTGGCCGGGTTGCCGGGCCCCGTCATCGAGCGCGCCCAACAAGTCATGCACCAGATCGAAAAGCACAGCCGGATTGCGCTGGGCTTGCGCAAGAGCCTGGGCGCCCAGACCGGATC
Coding sequences within it:
- a CDS encoding DNA mismatch repair protein MutS produces the protein MSASPEPAQPAESKAAQAARNADYTQLDFDKLTPMMRHYIELKEQYPHALLLYRVGDFFEAFFTDAITVARELELVLTSKEGGKAIGRVPMTGVPHHALERYSRLLVERGYAIVVCDQVEDAAQAAAENRMVARQVTRLLTPGTVMEDEMLSARRNNFLAAVVLAGEHWGLAYADISTGEFLTTQSRDREALQLELQRLQPAEVLVPTDAPDWHGLLRPGERSQALPDCLPEAFCYTPRPQAPFEQAEARQRLLQQFQLRSLEGMGCEHLLLGVRAAGGLLEYLESTQKAHRVPLQPIRSYALAEYLILDAQSRRNLEIAQTARDGTFAGSLLWALDRCRTAMGSRTLRRWLLQPLLDIPSIQARQDTIQELADGNALREDLQQQLRQLSDLERLTGRAGAGTANARELAGLAESLVRLQALSSLAAQGSSPYLHALHALPPELEQLGQRILDHLVDSPPQQVREGGLIREGVRDELDRRRAAVRDDQNWIANLEASERERTGIANLKVGYNKTFGYYIGLPRSKAAHAPADYERKQTLTNEERYVTAELKTREARILNAREELDRLEYEIFAELRAEVGQHAQTIRDVAQAVAALDVLAGLAEVAVHQGYCRPQMSAERPLEIADGRHPVVEQSLPAGFFVPNGTALGSEQAPDAIILTGPNASGKSCYLRQVGLIQLMAQTGSFVPASQARLGICDRIFTRVGAVDDLTTGQSTFMVEMNETANILNHATARSLVLLDEIGRGTATFDGLSIAWSVAEYLATELRARTLFATHYHELNELANWLPNVANYRVTVKELPDRIVFLHQVQPGGADRSYGIEAGRLAGLPGPVIERAQQVMHQIEKHSRIALGLRKSLGAQTGSAASCNGDGQQLDIFGGDGMP